In one Bufo gargarizans isolate SCDJY-AF-19 chromosome 11, ASM1485885v1, whole genome shotgun sequence genomic region, the following are encoded:
- the LOC122922149 gene encoding SLAM family member 5-like: MKLEILLGLVSLVLSPLGGEANIQVHKNVLLHGSLRMSYSPSQKIGASKSIIWKFDKINEQVTILDTTEKPHYVYASKFRDRLQPSENLHTLTIVDLTMEDGGMYTIDVVDLNGVRESYSFNVTVYEPVPLPSIRTEVKENTKDTCNVTLHCSVPSNTSDFSYSWQCGDRKSDCQQYNNGRTVQISLKNDSKDMEILCIVQNPVDKKNVSFHVQKMCTFTGEILFRMAGLLG; encoded by the exons ATGAAGCTGGAGATACTTCTTGGTCTTGTTTCTCTGGTTCTGTCTCCTTTAG GAGGTGAAGCCAACATCCAGGTCCACAAGAACGTTCTACTGCACGGATCACTCAGGATGTCTTATTCTCCTTCCCAGAAGATCGGAGCAAGTAAATCAATTATCTGGAAGTTCGATAAGATCAATGAACAAGTCACCATACTGGACACTACTGAGAAACCACATTATGTATATGCCTCTAAGTTCAGGGATCGGCTACAACCGTCTGAGAACCTACACACATTGACCATCGTGGATCTGACTATGGAAGATGGTGGGATGTACACCATTGATGTTGTAGATTTAAATGGAGTACGAGAATCTTATTCATTTAATGTCACCGTGTACG AGCCCGTTCCCCTTCCAAGTATAAGGACTGAGGTGAAGGAGAACACCAAAGACACATGCAATGTTACTCTTCATTGCTCTGTCCCATCAAACACATCAGATTTCTCCTATAGCTGGCAATGCGGAGATAGGAAATCTGATTGTCAGCAGTATAATAATGGAAGAACAGTCCAGATATCCCTGAAGAACGACTCCAAGGACATGGAGATCCTGTGCATAGTCCAGAACCCTGTGGACAAGAAGAATGTCTCTTTCCACGTACAAAAAATGTGTACGTTTACAGGTGAGATTCTCTTCAGAATGGCTGGATTATTAGGATAA